One window from the genome of Sesamum indicum cultivar Zhongzhi No. 13 linkage group LG15, S_indicum_v1.0, whole genome shotgun sequence encodes:
- the LOC105177944 gene encoding cytokinin hydroxylase, whose amino-acid sequence MELVVMFTSILIISLYFILKVAYETLSCYWLTPRRIKKIMEKQGVRGPKPRFLVGNILDMASLVAKSTSQDMDSISHDIVGRLLPHYVAWSKSYGKRFIYWNGVEPRMCLTETELIKELLSKYSTISGKSWLQQQGSKHFIGRGLLMANGDDWYHQRHIVAPAFMGDKLKSYAGYMVDCTKQMLQSLENAVEKGQTEFEIGEHMTRLTADIISRTEFDSNYEKGKQIFHLLTLLQHLCARATRHLCFPGSRFLPSKYNREIKSLKMEVERLLMEIIQSRKDCVEIGRSSSYGNDLLGMLLNEMQKKRSGNGFSLNFQLIMDECKTFFFAGHETTALLLTWTVMLLASNPSWQERVRAQVKEVCGGGAPSVEHLSKLTLLNMVINESLRLYPPASLLPRMAFEDIKLGDLHIPKGLSIWIPVLAIHHSEDIWGKDVNEFNPDRFASRSSGSGRHFIPFAAGPRNCIGQAFALMEAKIILAMLVSRFSFTISENYRHAPVVVLTMKPKYGVQIRLKPLSTP is encoded by the exons ATGGAACTGGTGGTGATGTTTACGTCCATACTAATCATATCCCTGTATTTCATCCTGAAAGTCGCATACGAAACGCTATCCTGTTACTGGCTGACTCCGAGACgcatcaagaaaataatggaaaaaCAAGGAGTGCGTGGCCCGAAACCCCGGTTTCTAGTCGGCAACATCCTGGACATGGCGTCCCTCGTTGCCAAATCCACCTCCCAGGACATGGATTCAATCAGCCACGACATCGTCGGTCGCCTCCTCCCCCACTACGTCGCCTGGTCCAAGTCCTATG GAAAAAGGTTCATATACTGGAATGGGGTTGAGCCCCGAATGTGCCTAACGGAAACCGAGCTGATCAAAGAACTCCTGTCCAAATACAGCACGATTTCGGGGAAATCGTGGCTCCAGCAACAGGGCTCGAAGCATTTCATTGGCCGCGGCCTGCTGATGGCCAATGGCGACGATTGGTACCACCAGCGACATATCGTGGCGCCGGCATTCATGGGCGACAAACTTAAg AGCTATGCGGGGTACATGGTGGATTGCACTAAGCAGATGCTCCAATCGCTGGAGAATGCAGTGGAAAAGGGGCAGACGGAGTTTGAGATAGGCGAACACATGACCCGTCTGACGGCTGATATCATTTCCAGGACTGAGTTCGATAGCAACTACGAAAAGGGAAAGCAGATATTCCATCTGCTTACCCTTCTGCAACATCTTTGTGCTCGAGCAACCCGGCATTTGTGCTTTCCTGGTAGCAG GTTCTTGCCCAGCAAGTACAACAGAGAAATAAAATCACTGAAAATGGAGGTGGAGCGGCTGCTGATGGAGATCATCCAGAGCCGGAAAGACTGCGTGGAGATAGGCCGGAGCAGTTCCTACGGCAACGATTTGCTCGGAATGCTGCTCAACGAAATGCAGAAGAAGAGATCAGGCAACGGCTTCAGCTTAAACTTTCAACTCATAATGGACGAATGCAAAACGTTCTTCTTCGCCGGCCACGAGACGACGGCGCTGCTGCTCACCTGGACGGTGATGCTGTTGGCGAGCAACCCATCTTGGCAGGAAAGGGTTAGAGCCCAGGTGAAAGAGGTCTGCGGTGGCGGCGCGCCTTCTGTTGAGCACCTCTCCAAGCTGACTCTG TTAAACATGGTGATAAACGAATCACTGCGACTGTATCCACCGGCGTCGCTGCTTCCTCGAATGGCGTTCGAAGACATAAAGCTGGGCGACCTCCACATCCCAAAGGGTCTGTCGATATGGATCCCAGTTCTCGCAATTCACCACAGTGAGGACATATGGGGCAAGGATGTAAACGAGTTCAACCCGGATCGATTCGCTTCGAGATCATCCGGGTCGGGCCGACATTTCATCCCATTTGCAGCCGGCCCGAGGAACTGCATAGGCCAAGCCTTTGCCCTAATGGAAGCCAAGATTATACTAGCCATGTTGGTGTCAAGATTCAGCTTCACCATCTCTGAAAATTACCGTCATGCCCCTGTAGTTGTCCTCACGATGAAGCCTAAGTATGGAGTTCAAATCCGTTTGAAACCCTTGAGCACTCCATGA